In the genome of Methanophagales archaeon, the window AGGATTTGAGGCTTAAGAGTGTAGAGTTAAGGCTAAAGGATAATAAAGATGATAGTGATGATGTGGCGTGAGAAATACAGACCCGGAAGCCTGGCGGAGATAGAGGGTCAGGATGACGTGATAGATAGACTAAAGAGCTTTACTGAGCGTAAACAGGTACCAAATCTGCTGCTATGGGGCTCAAGAGGTGTGGGCAAGACCTCCTCTGTATTAGCCTTAGCTCAGGAACTCTATGGCTCGCATGATGAGAACCTGTTCATTGTGGAGTGTCGCGATTTTGTTGAACAACGTAAGAAATGGCTGCGTGCTGATAAGAGGTTCAGATTCTATTATGATGAGCATAAATCAGCGCTGGACATCTTTAAAGATATGATAAGGAGCTATGCAGTGTTAGCACCTATAAATGCAGCATTCAAGCTGATGGCGTTCAACAATGCGGACTTGCTGCCTGTGGATGCTCAGCAAGCGCTCCGGAGAATAATGGAACGAAGTAGCCGCACAAGTAGATTCATATTCATCACCACGAAACCTTCTGCTATAATACCTGCTATAAGGTCAAGGTGTTTAAACCTCCTCTTCCAACCTCTAATTAAGACTGGAGCATTGGATAGATTGTTGTTGCGAATCGCCTCGCAGGAGGAGTTAGAACTTACAGACCAGGGCTTGGAGATGCTGAAGCGGTATGCAGGTGGTGATGCTGGTACCGCCATAGATATAATGGAGGCAGCATCGGCTATTTCTAACTCTAATAGGATTGATAGTGAAGAGATTGTGGTAGTGGCGCAGGAGTTGCGAAAGAGGAGCAATAGGGTGGCGGATTTGATAGATATGGCACTTGCGGGTCGCTATCGGGAACTGAGAGCGGAGTTAAAGAGGTTGATGAGGGACGAGAAGATGAGTGGCAGGGAGATTGTAGAAGCGATACACGATATAGTGCTCCAGCGAAAAGCAAGGTTAGGTGCAAGAAGATTAGCAAAGGTTATGATACACATAGGCGATGCGGATTACAAACTTTGCAGTGCTTTTAATAGCATGATACACATTGAGGAATTGGTGGTGAGATGCCGGCATTTTTACAGTGATTCCGGGAGTAATTCTAATTCCGGTTTTTAAGATACCCTAATTGCACATACCCCTATAGTAATGATATGCATCTTTCCCATTTCTTCGCTTATTGCCAGAACTGCACCGTAATCAAGTGCTATTGCAAGAGCTATCCTGTCATAATTCTTTATTTCTTGCTCCTCCACCAACCATAAAAGTATTTCCAACTGCGTATTGTGCGTTGGGGACTCATAATTGTCTATTAGTGAAATTTGAAGCGTGTCCATATTCTTGCATAATCTCAAAAGCCTTCCCGATTTCTGGGTCATTGTTTCCCGGCAAAAATAAAAGCTCCTCTTTCGTTTTCTGCTCTTTCAGGTCAATGCCGTCTTCCGTATTTAATCTCAGCCAGGTTATTGAAATCCTCAAGTAGTGAGGTAAATTTGCCATAATTTACTTCTTTTTTTGTTTCATTCCCTTTTGGCGGCGTACCTGGTGGTATAACCATACTGAGTATCGCTATGCACACGAATATCACTGCAACCGTGGAGATAATGCCAATTATCAGTGCTTTTTCACTTACCGTGAATGCGAATGCCTTGGAGTGTACCCCAGACTGCTATACTTCCATTCTCGAACTACCCTCTCAGAATAATTTTTACTTTCATCCCAACTGCCCGAAAAAGAAGCTGAAAGTTCTTCCGGTGATAATGCAAAACGTGAATAATTGCTTATCTCGCTTATCACTGCTTTTATTGGATTTTTTTGTTATCTCTCGTCTCACCGACTACTATTATCGCGTAAGTACATTCGTAACCCTCTCTGCTGTTTATCCTGATGCACCCCCGTCGACCCAGAGAGCCGGTAACATATGCATTGCTATTCTATTGCCGAACTTTGTGGAGTTTTTCAATGTCCAGCTGATTTTCGGCTCGTGTGGTCTTGTTTTTTCCATCTCAAAACAGCCATTTCTTTATTACTGCTTTTGCCAGTTTCTTAAAGAGCACATGCAGGGCGCCCATGTAGCAAAACTCTTTTTATTCCCTTCCCGCGTCGATCTCACTCGCATTCATCCTCAGCTCCATCGCATTGCCTATCATCTTCTCCTCGACGTGAACCTGATAAGGCGCGGTTAAAAAAATAAAATGATAGCCCCTGTACATGTCATGTACATGTCGCCAATTATCCTGATATATTTCACTTTTTCACCAGAACAAATATAAATAATAAAGAAGAAAACATATATTATAATATTAGCAAAGAAAGATGGCATCAACGGCAAAATTCTGGCGAGAGCAGGCAGCGCGTTATAACCTGGAGGGTACGCGGTGCTTGAACTGTGGCAGTTACTTCTTCCCGCCTCGGGCTATATGCCCGAAATGCAGGCGAAGAGGCGAGATTGTACCCTATAACTTTAAAGGTACAGGAGAGGTGGTTACTTACACGACTGTACACCAGGCCCCACGGAATCTCAATCGACAGATACCATACACCTTAGCGATAATTAGACTTGATGAGGGTGCACAGCTGCTTTCTGAAGTGATATGCAAGCCTGAAGAGATACATACCGGGATGCGTGTCCGGGCAGTATTCAGGAGATTGGGAGAAGAAGGGGAAAGGGGGATAATCTATTACGGTACGAAGTTCGTGCCCGCTAACGTACAAACTTAATAATACCACTTGAGGGAGAGAACAGGATACCATCCCGTTTCATCACTTCTATTATCTCTTCTGCTTTCTCCCGCTCCATTCCCTCCTCCTCCGCGAGATCAAGTACCTCCTCCAGTGGTACTTCTTCTCCATATTCGCGTTCCAGATCCTTTATTATTTCCCTTATTGACCTTGCTCGGTCTCTTTTAGTCTTCGTTATGCCCACAGTAACCCAATCAGTATCAAGCCTACCGGTCTCAGGATCAACGAAGACACGTTTCAGGCAGTATGTGACGATATTAATCACGCGGTCAGCGTCCTCCTCTGTTATTTCATCGCTCAGTCGCGCCCTTGCTCTCGCCTCACCGAGTCGAATCAGTGCCTCTAATTGCCGCGCAGTTACAGGAACCGGTGCTTCCTCATCCTCATAGCCCTGCCTGCGGAGGCCGATATAGAATTCAAGGAATCTCTGCCTCGCTCCTTCACTCATTACCGGGAATACATTCCGCTTGCTCCATGCTACGTATTTTCTTAACAGGTCACTCTCAATTGGGGGTTTCATAGCCGCCACTGCATGCTCGAAATGCTCTCTCTCGGCTATATCTATCTTGCTTACATTCTTAAGCTGGGCGAGTAGCTCGCCTGCATAATGCGTCTCGATTATATGCTCAGCGGTCTTCGTGTCTGTCTCCTCGTTTGGTCTATCCATCATGGTGAATATGAGGTCGAATCGCGATAGTAGCGTGGGCGGCATATTTATCTGTTCTGCAATAGGGGTGTACTTATCAAATCGCCCATATTTGGGGTTCGCAGCAGCTAACAGCCCACAGCGGGAGTTCAACCGTGCCATTATACCCGCTTTCGCTACTGATACTGTTTGCTGTTCCATAGCCTCATGAAGTGCATCTCTATCCTCCTTTCTCATCTTGTCTATCTCATCCACCGCTGCTATACCCTTGTCTGCGAGTACCAGAGCTCCAGCCTCTAAAGTCCATCGCCCTTCCCCAAATTCATCTTTTACTGCCGCTGCGGTCAGTCCCGCAGAAGTGCTACTCTTACCACCGGTATACAAGCCCCTAGGTGCTAACTTCACAAGATATGTCAGTAATTGACTCTTTGCCACACCCGGATCACCAACGAGCAATACATGTATATCACCCCGTACTCGCGTATCGTCTGGCAGCTCCTTCGGTACACCTGCGAACAATTGGAGTACCATAGCCTCTTTTATCTCCTCATAGCCATAAATTGAGGGTGCGATACTCCTTATCAGCTTCTCGTAAACGTCTGGCTGATCCTTCAGCTCCATTATCCTCTGTTCATCTTCCTCCGTTATCTTTATCTCCTCAAATTCCTCCTCCTTGTGCTCCAATGAGTTCCCCTCAAGATAGATATCAAAGAAAGGTGTCTTTCCGAACCTGGTTGTCCGCTGATAAGACCTGAGAATGCCTGTAATAATGACCCGGTCACCGGGTGTGACAGTACCGGTGATGTCATCCTCAAGATAGACATCAATTGCCTGTGGCAATTCACCGCCACGTAGTTCCTCCGGTGACTCCTGCAGCCGTATCTTCTGCGCATTTGCAAATTTACACTGCTCGATTAGGAGTTTGAAATGTTGTGCCTTCCTACCACATCCGCCACTCTCCTGATCGCACTCCACCGGCTCTTTGAACTGCCGCCCACTCTGCCCCATTGAGAATACATGGTGACAGTATGGGCATTCAAATACCGCATCCACCACTTTGGGTCGCACCTCTGTCGCTTTTGTCACCAATCCTTCTATACTCACGAGTTTTCCTATATCCTCGCTCCTGATATCGCGGATTTTTAGCCTTCTCGGTACCTTTATTATGCGAAAGTTCGCCTCATCGAGTGTAACCCCTGTTGGGGTATCAATAGCTCGTAATGCCCTTGTTGCCGCATTAATGGCGACATCAGGACTTTCCAGCACCATATCGGCGAGATTCGGGTCATAAAGGTCCATGTCAGTGAACTTAACAAGCAAACTCCGCTTCTCTGGATAATAATTCGCGAGTTCTACAAGCTCATCCCAGCAATATCGCTTCAGAAAGTCCTCCCACCTCTCTGTTACAAGGTCAATGTTCTGAGCCATCACTCAACACCCCATACCCATATATAAGGACCATCTCTATTCTTATAGCTTCACCCATAAAAATTAATTTGGAGATGATGCTCAAATGAGGGATTTAGCAGTAGTATTTGACGGTGCAGGTGTTCTTTATGCATCGTTCAGAATAATAAAAAATATAGATAGAGGGATAACGAAGCGGAGCAGAGTGTCGGGGTTGAGCTGTACGGACAGGTTGGAGAAGGGTGCAATGGTGATATTAAAGACACGATACGATGAGACATTAGCGAAAGAAGAGGATTCGAAGTTGCTGTCAGAGGTGATGAAGGAGAAAAAAATAGAAATTAGAGTGATATATAAGAGAGGAGAGATAGATGATGAAGAGGTACTGGAAACAATTTTGAACGATAGGCGCATCAAGTTGAAGGATGTGCATGAAACGATGGGGTTTTTAAAGAAGTGTGATATTCTACCGGTAGTAGGAGTAGCTTTGATAGTGGAGATGGCGAGCAAAGCGATAAAATTTTTAATAGCGGGAGGTATAAAGTTCTTCCCTGGGACTCGCAAACTCCTGAAGGAATTGAGTCAGATGGATTGCGCGATATTTATAGCATCAGGAGACAGGATAGAACCTGAGGAGATATCGGTATATCTACCGGAGGTACCTCAGGAGAATATCTTTGGTATGATGACCCCGGAGGACAAGCGAGATTTGGTGAGGAAGTTGAAAGACA includes:
- a CDS encoding AAA family ATPase; translation: MIVMMWREKYRPGSLAEIEGQDDVIDRLKSFTERKQVPNLLLWGSRGVGKTSSVLALAQELYGSHDENLFIVECRDFVEQRKKWLRADKRFRFYYDEHKSALDIFKDMIRSYAVLAPINAAFKLMAFNNADLLPVDAQQALRRIMERSSRTSRFIFITTKPSAIIPAIRSRCLNLLFQPLIKTGALDRLLLRIASQEELELTDQGLEMLKRYAGGDAGTAIDIMEAASAISNSNRIDSEEIVVVAQELRKRSNRVADLIDMALAGRYRELRAELKRLMRDEKMSGREIVEAIHDIVLQRKARLGARRLAKVMIHIGDADYKLCSAFNSMIHIEELVVRCRHFYSDSGSNSNSGF
- a CDS encoding Zn-ribbon domain-containing OB-fold protein, with the translated sequence MASTAKFWREQAARYNLEGTRCLNCGSYFFPPRAICPKCRRRGEIVPYNFKGTGEVVTYTTVHQAPRNLNRQIPYTLAIIRLDEGAQLLSEVICKPEEIHTGMRVRAVFRRLGEEGERGIIYYGTKFVPANVQT
- a CDS encoding minichromosome maintenance protein MCM, which translates into the protein MAQNIDLVTERWEDFLKRYCWDELVELANYYPEKRSLLVKFTDMDLYDPNLADMVLESPDVAINAATRALRAIDTPTGVTLDEANFRIIKVPRRLKIRDIRSEDIGKLVSIEGLVTKATEVRPKVVDAVFECPYCHHVFSMGQSGRQFKEPVECDQESGGCGRKAQHFKLLIEQCKFANAQKIRLQESPEELRGGELPQAIDVYLEDDITGTVTPGDRVIITGILRSYQRTTRFGKTPFFDIYLEGNSLEHKEEEFEEIKITEEDEQRIMELKDQPDVYEKLIRSIAPSIYGYEEIKEAMVLQLFAGVPKELPDDTRVRGDIHVLLVGDPGVAKSQLLTYLVKLAPRGLYTGGKSSTSAGLTAAAVKDEFGEGRWTLEAGALVLADKGIAAVDEIDKMRKEDRDALHEAMEQQTVSVAKAGIMARLNSRCGLLAAANPKYGRFDKYTPIAEQINMPPTLLSRFDLIFTMMDRPNEETDTKTAEHIIETHYAGELLAQLKNVSKIDIAEREHFEHAVAAMKPPIESDLLRKYVAWSKRNVFPVMSEGARQRFLEFYIGLRRQGYEDEEAPVPVTARQLEALIRLGEARARARLSDEITEEDADRVINIVTYCLKRVFVDPETGRLDTDWVTVGITKTKRDRARSIREIIKDLEREYGEEVPLEEVLDLAEEEGMEREKAEEIIEVMKRDGILFSPSSGIIKFVR
- a CDS encoding HAD family hydrolase codes for the protein MRDLAVVFDGAGVLYASFRIIKNIDRGITKRSRVSGLSCTDRLEKGAMVILKTRYDETLAKEEDSKLLSEVMKEKKIEIRVIYKRGEIDDEEVLETILNDRRIKLKDVHETMGFLKKCDILPVVGVALIVEMASKAIKFLIAGGIKFFPGTRKLLKELSQMDCAIFIASGDRIEPEEISVYLPEVPQENIFGMMTPEDKRDLVRKLKDRHKVIMVGDDRNDYLAFCESDIAVLSLQEAADRPSEIFEVTDFRIKDIIEVKKIIEELEEHKCGI